One genomic window of Elaeis guineensis isolate ETL-2024a chromosome 2, EG11, whole genome shotgun sequence includes the following:
- the LOC105041317 gene encoding uncharacterized protein, with amino-acid sequence MDPFRPLGLRFLSPEIGSQGASRKSLEELPPFSPLKSMGIQSLVKFQASWGSGLSSNGCQYCNKLSMYIQGTSMEGPFPPIFSTLVFLMQLRRVFDLKEGDMKFPLLQNMKNLEVLDLSFNNRSGQIPGSGDGLRTISYM; translated from the exons A TGGATCCATTCCGGCCGCTTGGGCTTCGCTTCCTCTCACCG GAAATCGGATCTCAGGGAGCATCCCGGAAGAGCTTGGAAGAATTACCACCCTTCAGTCCCT TGAAATCGATGGGAATCCAATCTCTGGTGAAATTCCAAGCTTCATGGGGAAGTGGACTAAGCTCCAATGGCTGTCAGTACTGCAACAAGCTGTCCAT GTACATACAAGGAACATCGATGGAGGGGCCCTTTCCTCCCATCTTCTCCACACTGGTGTTTCTAATGCAGCT GAGGAGGGTCTTTGACTTGAAAGAAGGAGATATGAAGTTCCCTCTGCTGCAAAATATGAAGAACTTGGAAGTCCT AGATCTAAGCTTTAACAATCGCAGTGGTCAAATTCCAGGCAGCGGTGATGGACTGAGAACGATAAGTTATATGTAA
- the LOC105041332 gene encoding LOW QUALITY PROTEIN: probable LRR receptor-like serine/threonine-protein kinase At1g53440 (The sequence of the model RefSeq protein was modified relative to this genomic sequence to represent the inferred CDS: inserted 2 bases in 2 codons) produces the protein MLTPFTLSRIFGNFHIMVRVGQTGVHHRSSSFFPSIVFQHCLFPVLGSKEEGELEEMGVIVAVEKGKPLAAPPPTLLLVFSILLVLSCFHEGRAQKLVHEEVEALKTIGSKLRKQWDFSVDPCSGTAGWMESTGSYEIANNVTCQCNTTSNICHVTSILLKGQNLTGVLPKEFANLTFLTDLDLTWNYLSGSIPAAWASLPLTHLSLLGNRISGTIPQELGRMTTLEELVLEDNQLQGSIPSALGNLINLRSFLVSANNLSGGLPDSFGKLXNMTDFRIDGNPISGKIPSFIGNWTKLDHLDMQGTLMEGPFPPVLEKLVAITQLRVSDWKGGDGKFPPLQNMTSLKYLVLRNLSISGELPDFIGEMTTLYVLDLSFNNLTGSIPKSFDGLQNSIGFMFLTNNMLNGAIPSWILSSRKNIDLSYNSFTGSPAPANCQQGNVNLVSSYSSTNNDMIATCLRHNLPCTGKARNYKVFINCGGPKVIIDDNEYEDDSSQQGPSRYAASDSGKWAYSSTGVFSANDDANYIATNVSALNMTEPELYMTARLNPLSLKYYGLCLQKGSYTVDLRFAEIMFTDDQTYFSVGERLFDVSIQGKKVLQDFNIAKAANGTGKKIIQSYNATVDGTLEIHXQWAGKGTNAIPQLGVYGPLISAISVTPNFKPDTGESNLSLGAILGIVAASCVVILLTLILLLLFLRRKNAKNDELRDLKLQTGYFSLKQIKAATNNFDRANKIGEGGFGPVYKGVVPDGSVIAVKQLSSKSKQGNREFLNEIAVISAVQHPNLVKLYGCCIEGNQLLLIYEYMENNSLARALFGPEEYQLKLNWKTRRKICLEVARGLTYLHEESRLKIVHRDIKATNILLDKDLNAKISDFGLARLDEEENTHISTRIAGTLGYMAPEYATRGYLTDKADVYSFGVVILEIVSGMSNTSFRPREDFVFLLDWAYVLQEEGRLLELVDPSLGSNYSKEEAMQMLNLAIICTNLSPTLRPSMSTVVSMLDGKIPVQAPTTKSRDSSSMDPRIRSFEEMSQESQAHSIPTDDQWFDTSISAQSCKEEITPLSQSSKLPLDHNL, from the exons GTGCGCGTGGGCCAAACTGGTGTCCATCACAGATCATCCTCATTCTTTCCCTCTATAGTTTTCCAGCATTGCTTGTTCCCGGTTCTTGGATCCAAGGAAGAGGGTGAGTTGGAGGAGATGGGAGTAATCGTAGCAGTAGAAAAGGGAAAGCCGTTGGCCGCCCCTCCACCTACGCTTCTCCTTGTCTTCTCCATTCTGCTAGTTTTGAGCTGCTTTCATGAAGGCAGAGCTCAGAAACTGGTTCATGAAGAAG TTGAAGCGCTAAAAACGATCGGCTCCAAGTTGAGAAAGCAGTGGGACTTCTCGGTGGACCCTTGCAGTGGAACCGCAGGGTGGATGGAATCTACGGGCTCTTACGAGATAGCCAACAACGTCACTTGCCAATGCAACACAACCTCCAATATCTGTCACGTTACAAGCAT TTTGCTCAAGGGTCAGAACCTGACTGGAGTTCTTCCTAAGGAGTTTGCCAACCTTACCTTCTTAACCGATTT AGATTTAACTTGGAACTATCTCAGTGGATCTATTCCTGCAGCCTGGGCATCCCTTCCCCTCACCCATCT GTCACTTTTGGGAAACCGAATCTCTGGGACGATTCCACAAGAGCTTGGAAGAATGACAACCCTTGAGGAGCT GGTTCTGGAAGATAACCAACTGCAAGGCTCTATTCCATCAGCACTTGGTAACCTGATCAACTTAAGGAGCTT CCTTGTTTCGGCAAATAACTTAAGTGGAGGGTTGCCAGACTCGTTTGGGAAAC AGAACATGACAGATTT TAGAATTGATGGAAACCCAATCTCTGGCAAAATTCCAAGCTTCATTGGAAATTGGACGAAACTTGATCATCT AGATATGCAAGGGACGTTGATGGAGGGGCCATTTCCTCCCGTATTAGAAAAGTTGGTAGCCATAACTCAGCT GAGAGTGTCTGACTGGAAAGGAGGGGATGGGAAGTTCCCTCCATTGCAGAACATGACAAGCTTGAAATATCT TGTGTTGAGGAACTTGTCTATATCTGGTGAACTCCCTGATTTTATTGGAGAGATGACCACTCTCTATGTCTT AGACCTTAGCTTTAACAACTTGACAGGTTCAATTCCGAAAAGCTTTGATGGCCTTCAAAATTCAATCGGTTTTAT GTTCCTTACTAATAACATGCTAAATGGAGCAATACCCAGTTGGATCTTGAGCAGTAGAAAAAACAT AGATCTTTCATATAACTCTTTTACAGGATCTCCGGCACCAGCCAATTGTCAACAAGGGAATGT GAATTTGGTTTCTAGTTATTCATCAACAAACAATGATAT gattgcAACATGTTTAAGGCATAATCTCCCTTGTACTGGGAAAGCTAGAA ACTACAAGGTGTTCATAAACTGTGGTGGTCCTAAAGTGATCATTGATGACAATGAATACGAAGATGATTCATCACAGCAGGGTCCATCAAGATATGCTGCCTCTGATAGTGGGAAATGGGCTTATAGCAGCACAGGAGTTTTTTCGGCAAATGACGATGCAAACTATATTGCTACAAATGTATCAGCACTGAACATGACTGAACCAGAGTTGTACATGACTGCCCGGCTGAATCCTCTGTCTCTCAAATACTATGGTCTTTGCTTACAGAAAGGAAGTTATACAGTCGATCTTCGTTTTGCTGAAATTATGTTCACTGATGACCAGACATACTTTAGTGTTGGAGAGCGTTTATTTGATGTATCAATTCAG GGAAAGAAGGTTTTGCAGGACTTCAATATTGCAAAAGCAGCAAATGGGACTGGTAAGAAAATTATTCAGTCATATAATGCTACTGTAGATGGCACCTTGGAAATTC TTCAGTGGGCTGGCAAAGGGACAAATGCCATTCCACAATTAGGTGTATATGGGCCTCTTATATCTGCAATTTCAGTTACACCAA ACTTCAAGCCAGATACAGGAGAAAGCAATCTATCTCTTGGAGCTATTTTGGGCATAGTTGCTGCTTCTTGTGTTGTAATTTTGCTGACCTTAATCCTGTTATTGCTTTTCCTCAGAAGGAAGAATGCTAAGAACGATG AACTTCGAGACCTAAAGCTGCAGACTGGTTACTTCAGTTTAAAACAGATCAAAGCTGCCACCAATAACTTTGATCGTGCAAATAAGATAGGTGAAGGTGGCTTTGGTCCAGTTTACAAG GGTGTGGTGCCTGATGGTTCTGTAATTGCAGTTAAGCAGCTTTCTTCCAAGTCTAAACAAGGGAACCGTGAATTTCTTAATGAAATAGCCGTGATATCAGCCGTGCAACACCCAAATCTTGTGAAGCTTTATGGTTGTTGTATTGAAGGAAATCAATTACTGCTAATATATGAATATATGGAAAATAATAGTCTAGCCCGTGCTCTATTCG GTCCTGAAGAATACCAACTGAAATTGAACTGGAAAACAAGGCGTAAGATTTGCCTAGAGGTAGCAAGAGGTTTGACATATCTCCATGAAGAGTCGAGGTTGAAGATTGTTCACCGAGACATCAAGGCGACAAATATTCTGCTTGACAAAGATCTCAATGCAAAAATATCTGACTTTGGTTTGGCAAGATTGGATGAAGAAGAGAATACCCACATCAGCACCCGAATAGCTGGTACATT AGGATATATGGCTCCTGAATATGCAACAAGGGGTTACTTGACAGACAAAGCAGATGTTTACAGCTTTGGAGTTGTCATATTAGAGATTGTTAGCGGAATGAGCAACACAAGTTTTAGGCCCAGGGAGgactttgtttttcttcttgattGG GCCTATGTTTTACAAGAGGAGGGAAGACTGCTTGAACTCGTTGACCCAAGCCTTGGTTCAAACTACTCTAAGGAAGAGGCAATGCAGATGTTGAACCTGGCTATTATATGCACCAACCTGTCTCCAACTCTCAGACCCTCAATGTCCACTGTGGTGAGCATGCTAGATGGGAAGATTCCTGTGCAGGCACCTACTACCAAATCCAGAGACTCCAGCAGCATGGATCCGAGAATCAGGTCCTTTGAGGAAATGTCCCAAGAAAGCCAAGCACACAGCATTCCGACTGACGACCAATGGTTTGATACCTCAATTTCTGCCCAAAGTTGCAAGGAAGAAATCACTCCTCTCTCTCAATCAAGCAAGCTTCCATTAGATCACAATTTATAG